In Syngnathus acus chromosome 5, fSynAcu1.2, whole genome shotgun sequence, a genomic segment contains:
- the lrig1 gene encoding leucine-rich repeats and immunoglobulin-like domains protein 1 — protein MAASSGRFGYPSLCVFYLFLSLELLISHGLTSELQCAQNCTCNGDSVDCSNLELAAPPVDVPVRTISLNLGHSKLTDISTEVFSNLSNLRELRLDHNELTSIPDLGWAASTIVALYLHHNKIRSIDTARIRNLVSLETLDLSNNDITELRGHSFPAGLRIRDLYLSSNKISTLEPGALDRLGSTLQVLRLSRNRVSQIPVRAFQLPRLTQLELNRNRIRQVEGLTFQGLSSLEVLKLQRNSISKLTDGAFWDLAKMKVLHLEYNSLSEVNSGSLYGLTSLQQLFLSNNSITRINPDGWKFCQKLRELNLSYNNLTRLDEGSLAVLGDLHTLRLGHNAISHIAEGAFRGLRAVRILELDHNDISGTIEDTNGAFSGLDSLSKLTLFGNKIKSVAKKAFAGLETLEHLNLGDNAIRSIQPDALSKMKNLKTLLIQSDSFLCDCQLRWLPEWLVARGIQSGVNATCAHPEALKGTSVYQAPSSSFLCDDVPKPQISVHPETTVAVLGSNVRLTCTAASSSSSPVTFTWRKDQELLRHAETENYAHVRPRPQDGTGGGSGVKEYTTILHLRHVTFAHEGRYQCIIANHFGSTYSSKARLIVNVLPSFVKTPRDSTIRTGHTARLECAAEGHPAPQIAWQKDGGTDFPAARERRMHVMPDDDVFFIMDVKPEDMGVYSCTAKNTAGTVSANATLTVLETPHLAQDLEDRNVVVGDTVALQCKALGSPPPRITWLHDDRPLRPSDRHHFTPGNQLLVIGAATPEDAGRYTCLMSNTLGTERAHSQLLVTQRRGPCAAAPGLSTVTIGIMVIAVVTSIVVTSLVWVCIIYQTRKKSEDCSVTNTDETIVPPDVPSYLSSQGTLSERQDVCIRVEAASGPQPNGHLVDSTGFDGPVLCTDCMESSELYSKDPDYQVHGFAPGGLSEYHQQAAPPPYSHCSSADRMAPLCNGIRKDAHGFPNNVLQVNPHDREASRAEGTPAAYTSQEDTFHPPVKLVSRGHVDNDCEPELRQTLLSNGHAVRASPPLRRSID, from the exons ATGGCGGCGTCCTCGGGACGTTTTGGATATCCctctctttgtgttttttatttatttttgtcactcGAACTTTTGATCAGTCATGGATTGACATCCGAGTTGCAGTGTGCACAGAACTGTACCTGCAATGGAGATTCAGTGGACTGCAGTAATTTGGAGCTGGCAGCTCCGCCTGTTGATGTGCCTGTCAGGACGATTTCCTT aaatcTTGGCCACAGCAAGCTGACTGACATCAGCACCGAAGTGTTTTCCAACCTATCAAATTTACGAGAGTT GCGGCTGGACCACAACGAGCTGACCTCCATACCGGATTTAGGATGGGCGGCTTCAACGATTGTCGCACTCTACCT ACATCATAACAAAATCCGCAGTATTGACACCGCACGAATCCGAAACTTGGTTTCCTTGGAAACCTTGGACCTGAGCAATAATGACATCACTGAGCTACGAGGACACTCCTTCCCCGCAGGCCTCCGGATTAGAGATTT GTACCTCAGCAGCAACAAGATCAGCACATTAGAGCCAGGAGCGCTGGACCGTCTCGGCTCCACTCTCCAGGTCCTGAGATTGAGCCGAAACCGTGTCAGTCAGATTCCCGTCAGGGCATTCCAGCTCCCGAGGCTCACCCAGCT CGAACTGAACAGGAACCGCATCCGTCAGGTGGAAGGTTTGACTTTCCAGGGTCTTTCCAGCTTGGAGGTGCTGAAGCTCCAAAGAAACAGCATCAGCAAGCTGACTGATGGTGCTTTCTGGGATCTTGCCAAGATGAAAGTCCT ACACTTGGAGTACAACAGCCTGAGCGAGGTGAACAGTGGCTCCTTGTATGGTCTGACGTCCCTTCAGCAGCTCTTCCTCAGTAACAACTCAATAACCCGCATCAATCCTGACGGTTGGAAGTTCTGCCAGAAACTGAGGGAATT GAATCTGTCGTATAACAACCTGACGCGTCTGGATGAAGGCAGTCTGGCTGTGCTGGGGGATCTCCACACCCTCCGTCTGGGACACAACGCAATAAGCCACATCGCCGAGGGAGCCTTCAGAGGCCTCCGGGCTGTGCGCATCCT GGAGCTGGACCATAATGACATCTCAGGCACAATAGAAGATACCAACGGGGCCTTCTCGGGTTTGGACAGCCTCAGCAAGCT AACGCTTTTTGGAAACAAGATCAAGTCCGTGGCAAAGAAAGCCTTCGCTGGACTCGAGACCCTGGAACACCT GAACTTGGGTGACAATGCAATCCGCTCCATCCAGCCCGATGCCTTAAGCAAGATGAAGAACCTCAAAACTCT TCTCATCCAGAGCGACAGCTTCTTGTGCGACTGCCAGCTCCGCTGGCTGCCTGAGTGGTTGGTGGCCCGCGGAATACAGAGCGGCGTTAACGCCACGTGTGCCCACCCTGAGGCTCTCAAGGGTACCAGTGTATATCAGGCTCCATCCAGCAGTTTTTTGTGCG ATGACGTTCCCAAACCCCAGATCAGCGTCCACCCAGAAACCACAGTGGCGGTCCTCGGCAGCAACGTGCGCCTCACCTGCACGGCCGCCAGCAGCAGCTCGTCACCCGTGACCTTCACGTGGCGCAAGGACCAGGAGCTGCTTCGACACGCCGAGACGGAGAACTACGCCCACGTGCGCCCTCGCCCGCAAGACGGGAcgggcggcggcagcggcgtgAAGGAGTACACCACTATCCTACACCTGCGCCACGTCACCTTCGCGCACGAGGGGCGCTACCAGTGCATCATCGCCAACCACTTTGGCTCCACGTACTCAAGCAAGGCCCGTCTCATTGTCAACG TGCTGCCATCTTTTGTGAAGACACCCAGGGACAGCACCATCAGAACGGGCCACACGGCTAGGCTGGAGTGCGCCGCCGAGGGCCACCCGGCCCCGCAGATCGCCTGGCAGAAGGACGGCGGCACGGATTTCCCCGCCGCCCGGGAGCGGCGGATGCACGTCATGCCCGACGACGACGTGTTCTTCATCATGGACGTCAAGCCCGAAGACATGGGCGTGTACAGCTGCACGGCCAAAAACACGGCGGGAACTGTGTCTGCCAACGCCACGCTCACCGTGCTAG AAACCCCCCACTTGGCGCAGGACCTGGAAGATCGCAACGTGGTCGTAGGCGACACGGTGGCGCTGCAGTGCAAGGCGCTGGGCAGCCCTCCGCCCCGCATCACGTGGCTGCACGACGACCGGCCTCTACGCCCCTCCGACCGCCATCACTTCACCCCCGGCAATCAGCTGCTGGTCATCGGCGCGGCGACGCCGGAGGACGCCGGCCGCTACACCTGCCTCATGTCCAACACGCTGGGCACGGAGCGCGCTCACAGCCAGCTGCTGGTCACTCAGCGCCGTGGGCCCTGCGCCGCCGCGCCCGGCCTAAGCACGGTCACCATAGGCATCATGGTCATCGCCGTGGTGACGAGTATCGTGGTCACCTCCCTGGTGTGGGTGTGCATCATCTACCAGACGAGGAAGAAGAGCGAGGATTGCAGTGTCACCAACACGG ATGAGACTATCGTTCCTCCCGACGTGCCGAGCTACCTGTCCTCTCAGGGAACGTTGTCGGAGCGCCAAGACGTTTGCATCCGCGTTGAGGCCGCCAGCGGACCTCAGCCCAACGGACACCTCGTCGACTCAACAG GTTTCGATGGTCCGGTCCTGTGCACGGATTGCATGGAGAGCAGCGAGCTCTACTCCAAAGACCCGGACTACCAAGTGCACGGCTTTGCCCCGGGTGGGCTCAGCGAGTATCACCAGCAAGCCGCCCCTCCGCCCTATTCGCACTGTTCCTCGGCGGATCGCATGGCGCCCCTCTGCAACGGGATTCGAAAGGACGCTCATGGATTTCCAAACAACGTGCTGCAAGTGAATCCGCACGACAGAGAAG CGAGCAGAGCGGAAGGAACACCGGCCGCATACACGTCGCAGGAAGATACTTTTCACCCTCCGGTGAAACTGGTGAGCCGAGGACATGTTGACAATGACTGTGAGCCTGAGCTCAGACAGACTCTGCTGTCCAACGGGCACGCCGTAAGAGCCTCGCCCCCCCTGAGGAGAAGCATCGATTAG